One part of the Salinivirga cyanobacteriivorans genome encodes these proteins:
- a CDS encoding TolC family protein, with the protein MKHIIKIVILIIGFGQMLQAQEPLNRYLEIAAKNNPELQAEFNEYMAALEVAPQVKALPDPKVAFAYFISPVETREGPQQLKISASQYFPWFGTLKAKENSAVQNARASYEMFKQTRSRLYQEVKVEYFNLYFNERAIDITLENIELLQSIQKMATIKIESGLTSMVDEYRIQLEINELENQLALLRDKSGVLKTSFRNLLNAKNDLIINLPDTLERTDFPLSKQAVLDSIQTGNHKLLKLDFKQAALAYRQEAAEKTGMPDFNIGLNYTIIGEGENNASGKDAFVFPSVGITIPLYRKKYKAMVNEVVYLQEANQNEIESEKNELEILLDRTWKDYQDADRRIQLFEKQVKLARQALNLLESEYATENSDFEEILRMERQALKYSLEFEKAKTDKQAAIAFIEYLMGK; encoded by the coding sequence ATGAAGCATATAATCAAAATAGTAATATTGATCATTGGATTTGGGCAAATGTTGCAAGCACAGGAACCGCTAAATCGGTATCTGGAAATTGCAGCGAAAAACAACCCTGAGTTGCAGGCAGAGTTCAATGAATATATGGCTGCACTCGAAGTAGCTCCGCAGGTGAAGGCATTGCCCGATCCAAAAGTGGCTTTTGCCTATTTCATTAGTCCGGTGGAGACACGTGAAGGTCCCCAGCAACTCAAAATATCGGCATCACAATATTTTCCCTGGTTTGGAACTTTAAAAGCAAAGGAAAATTCAGCTGTGCAAAATGCCAGAGCCAGTTATGAAATGTTTAAACAGACCCGGTCTCGTTTATATCAGGAAGTTAAAGTAGAATATTTTAATCTCTACTTTAATGAACGAGCCATTGATATAACCCTTGAAAATATTGAGCTTTTACAGAGTATTCAAAAAATGGCAACCATCAAGATTGAGTCTGGATTAACTTCAATGGTAGATGAATATCGTATTCAATTAGAAATCAATGAGCTTGAAAATCAATTAGCACTACTGCGCGATAAAAGCGGGGTATTGAAAACAAGTTTCCGCAACCTGTTAAATGCTAAAAACGATTTGATCATTAATTTGCCAGATACCCTTGAAAGAACCGATTTTCCATTGAGTAAACAGGCAGTACTTGATTCAATTCAGACTGGAAATCATAAACTATTAAAACTGGACTTTAAACAAGCAGCGCTGGCTTATCGTCAAGAAGCAGCCGAAAAAACAGGGATGCCTGACTTCAATATAGGCTTGAATTATACAATCATTGGCGAAGGTGAAAACAATGCTTCAGGAAAAGATGCCTTTGTGTTTCCATCTGTAGGTATTACAATTCCACTTTATCGTAAAAAATATAAAGCGATGGTGAATGAGGTAGTCTATCTGCAGGAAGCTAATCAGAATGAGATTGAAAGTGAAAAAAATGAGTTGGAAATACTTCTTGACAGAACCTGGAAAGATTATCAGGATGCTGACAGGCGTATTCAATTGTTTGAAAAACAGGTAAAACTGGCCAGACAGGCATTGAATTTACTGGAATCGGAATATGCAACTGAAAATTCTGATTTTGAAGAGATTTTGAGAATGGAACGTCAGGCTTTGAAATATAGTTTAGAGTTTGAAAAAGCAAAAACCGACAAGCAGGCTGCCATAGCTTTTATCGAATACCTGATGGGAAAATAA
- a CDS encoding efflux RND transporter periplasmic adaptor subunit — MKNIIENIKQHYKTLSIAVGIGIVLGVLFTLIFSSPNQSINTSTHQNTNTSTHQHEQEEPTTWTCSMHPQIKQEKPGDCPICGMDLIPLEKANSGDDNIDPDEIMLTESAAKLADIQTTMVKKGNPSKTIFLQGKVEADERNIAELTARFGGRLEKLFVNFTGERVQKGQKLATIYSPELVTAQRELLEAVSLKENRPQIYKAAKAKLKLWDLSDAQISAIEEKGEPKLYFDILAPINGTVMKRHVAVGDYVKMGDPLFKVVNLSTVWVMFDAYEADLPWIEKGDNVEFAVEALPGKTFEAKVSFIDPFINPQVRTAKVRVEIRNPEDKLKPGMFVSGTLHSTIAAKSNQLLIPKSSILWTGKRSVVYVKIPERESPSFLYREIELGPEAGNFYVVASGLDEGEEIATNGVFKIDAAAQLEGKRSMMNPKGEKVSTGHDHDDMQMGSADEGKTKKTYTLPEDYSAPDAFQQQLTVVYHEYIDMKDAFVASDTQKVSNEAGQVKKVLDEVDMGLLDGDAHMKWMDHLEILNRTIETISKSGDLEEQRKTFSEFNLAFYKAVKTFGLEGVKTHYQYCPMANRDQGAYWFSNEEEIKNPYFGESMLKCGENREVFE, encoded by the coding sequence ATGAAAAATATAATTGAAAATATAAAACAACATTACAAAACATTATCCATTGCTGTTGGTATTGGAATAGTGCTGGGAGTTCTGTTCACACTGATATTTTCTTCACCAAATCAATCCATCAACACATCAACACATCAAAATACCAACACATCAACACATCAACATGAGCAGGAAGAGCCAACTACATGGACCTGTTCCATGCACCCGCAAATTAAGCAGGAAAAGCCCGGTGACTGTCCAATTTGTGGCATGGATCTGATTCCGCTGGAAAAGGCCAATTCCGGTGATGACAATATTGATCCGGATGAAATTATGCTCACAGAATCCGCTGCAAAATTGGCTGATATCCAGACCACCATGGTAAAAAAAGGAAATCCGTCGAAAACCATCTTTTTACAGGGTAAAGTTGAAGCTGATGAGCGCAATATTGCTGAACTTACCGCACGGTTTGGTGGCCGGCTGGAAAAACTCTTTGTGAATTTTACAGGTGAGCGCGTGCAGAAAGGTCAAAAGCTGGCTACAATCTATTCACCCGAGTTGGTTACAGCACAGCGTGAATTGCTTGAGGCTGTTTCGCTAAAAGAGAATCGGCCTCAAATCTATAAAGCTGCCAAAGCAAAACTAAAACTATGGGATTTGAGCGATGCACAAATTAGCGCAATTGAAGAAAAGGGTGAACCTAAACTCTACTTCGATATATTGGCACCAATAAATGGTACTGTCATGAAACGGCATGTGGCCGTGGGCGATTACGTGAAAATGGGCGACCCGCTGTTTAAAGTGGTAAACCTATCAACGGTTTGGGTCATGTTTGATGCTTATGAAGCAGATCTGCCCTGGATTGAAAAAGGCGATAACGTTGAGTTTGCCGTGGAAGCCCTTCCCGGTAAGACTTTTGAGGCGAAGGTATCTTTTATCGATCCGTTTATCAATCCACAGGTGCGCACTGCAAAAGTGAGAGTAGAGATACGAAACCCTGAAGATAAACTGAAACCGGGAATGTTTGTAAGTGGAACTTTGCACTCTACAATTGCTGCTAAATCCAACCAGCTATTGATTCCCAAATCCTCAATATTATGGACGGGTAAACGCTCTGTTGTCTATGTGAAAATTCCAGAAAGGGAATCGCCAAGCTTCTTGTACCGCGAAATTGAACTTGGACCAGAGGCCGGTAATTTTTATGTAGTTGCCAGTGGATTGGATGAGGGCGAAGAAATCGCAACTAATGGTGTATTTAAAATCGATGCCGCAGCGCAATTGGAAGGCAAACGCAGCATGATGAACCCAAAGGGCGAGAAAGTTTCAACCGGCCATGACCATGACGATATGCAAATGGGCAGTGCCGATGAAGGGAAAACAAAAAAAACCTATACGCTCCCCGAAGATTATTCAGCACCTGATGCGTTTCAACAGCAACTCACTGTGGTTTACCATGAGTACATCGATATGAAAGATGCTTTTGTAGCTTCCGATACACAAAAAGTGAGTAACGAAGCCGGGCAGGTCAAAAAAGTGCTTGATGAGGTTGATATGGGATTGCTCGACGGTGATGCCCATATGAAATGGATGGATCATTTGGAAATTTTGAATAGAACAATTGAAACAATTAGTAAATCAGGTGATTTGGAAGAGCAAAGAAAAACTTTTTCTGAGTTCAATCTTGCTTTCTACAAAGCTGTAAAAACCTTTGGACTAGAGGGAGTAAAAACACACTATCAGTATTGCCCAATGGCCAATCGTGATCAGGGTGCCTATTGGTTTAGTAACGAGGAAGAAATAAAAAATCCGTATTTCGGTGAATCAATGCTTAAGTGTGGTGAAAATCGAGAAGTATTTGAATAA
- a CDS encoding heavy-metal-associated domain-containing protein produces the protein MKFRTLVLLATLFLGTLNLLAQGKTEKFKVYGNCGMCENRIEKAAKSIDGVSMADWDKSTEMLEVSFNSGKTNVDAIQRAIVKVGHDTKKYKADDKTYEGLPGCCKYERPEE, from the coding sequence ATGAAATTTAGAACACTTGTTTTACTTGCAACCCTGTTTTTGGGAACTCTAAATTTACTTGCACAGGGAAAAACTGAAAAGTTCAAAGTATACGGTAATTGCGGAATGTGCGAAAACCGTATTGAAAAGGCCGCTAAAAGTATAGATGGCGTTTCAATGGCCGATTGGGATAAGTCTACTGAGATGCTAGAGGTATCATTTAATAGTGGTAAAACCAATGTGGACGCTATTCAAAGGGCAATTGTAAAAGTTGGCCATGATACGAAAAAATACAAAGCAGATGATAAAACCTATGAAGGGTTACCAGGCTGTTGTAAATATGAAAGACCCGAAGAATAA
- a CDS encoding SHOCT domain-containing protein — protein sequence MHGHGVFGLGMGWGWIIGLVIVIVIIWVFFKFMNQDKKVSNNKTPLDLLNERYAKGEIDKQEYEEKKRDLTS from the coding sequence ATGCATGGACATGGAGTATTTGGACTCGGAATGGGATGGGGCTGGATTATAGGCCTCGTAATCGTTATAGTTATTATCTGGGTATTTTTTAAATTTATGAACCAGGATAAAAAAGTATCTAACAATAAAACTCCATTAGATTTGCTGAACGAACGATATGCAAAAGGTGAAATCGATAAACAGGAGTATGAAGAGAAAAAGAGAGATCTTACCTCTTGA
- a CDS encoding GEVED domain-containing protein — translation MLRKSLSVVVILMFLINISVAQSNLLKQRATLIKTSQNMQQVPSLAQRMQSGNFVPAEKIVKEVNPKERGINQVVPGKGFPKGGDPLRNLQMRSNQYKNSSPILTFEATSAYVTPTDPTGAVGPNHFVNAWNSSFRIWDKAGNPLTPAASLSNIFPGETMGDPIVMYDQFVDRFLITQFYSNGFLVAISQGPDPVNDGWYTYEFPTSTFPDYPKYSIWSDGYYITANKNSSTAGTSEVVYALERDKIIQGDPTAQMIGFPLPTINTNGFFSPLAFNVTGTELPPAGNTPIVYMQDDSWAGVAEDHLKIWSIDVDWDYPANSTISDPQEITTTPFDGLFDGGSFSNLPQPSGSDIDALQATIMYMAQYRRFANHNSVVFNFVVDLDGNDDLSGIRWYELRQATDTDPWEIYQEGTYAQPDGNSAFSGNMNIDGQGNIALAYTIVSDTAYPSLRYTGRFAADPLNIMTLEEETIANGTQSNPSYRYGDYSQMTIDPEDDLTFWSIGEYFTGGARKNQVGVFKLAPDFEKDFGVVSVDSPQGLLMDSDEQVTITIRNFGASAQIDIPVFYQINNQTPISEVVTDSVHSGELFQYTFQQTADLSLTDTTYDLKVFTALPADENLNNDSLLVTLAPLDAKDVGMEAIMAPQSGSGLTGDETITVQIKNFGAEAQADFLVKYTLNDNPAIFGIVHDSLYNDDVFTYSFPQTEDFLAVQDYNLTVFTDLDGDEELTNDTLSVVISNSFCMPQSDCSQGHGIYNFQLGTINHTSVCNDSGYVDYSGLTSNIYIDEPQIMNITTNHGDVYVKAWIDFNDNFVFESDEVIVDNELIAAGEGPGEYSASFGVQFPENITVGEHLLRVKTSGDEIVPENACDAASFGETEDYKVNLKSTTGIDDVFSASELKIRNLGGGQYEAVLDSDGQNPLIISLHDIQGKTILYNRVFPVNGKYTYKFNMNYAPDGIYLLRMGNDQWSKVKKISVN, via the coding sequence ATGCTTAGAAAAAGTTTATCCGTTGTAGTTATTTTAATGTTTTTGATCAATATTTCTGTTGCTCAATCCAATTTGCTCAAGCAGCGGGCCACATTGATTAAAACTTCGCAAAACATGCAGCAAGTGCCCTCGCTGGCCCAAAGAATGCAATCCGGTAATTTTGTGCCGGCAGAAAAAATAGTAAAAGAAGTTAATCCTAAAGAACGGGGGATCAACCAGGTTGTGCCGGGGAAAGGTTTTCCAAAGGGTGGTGATCCGTTGCGCAATTTGCAGATGCGTTCTAACCAGTACAAAAATAGTTCACCTATATTAACATTCGAAGCTACCAGTGCATATGTAACGCCCACAGACCCAACCGGAGCCGTAGGGCCCAATCATTTTGTGAATGCATGGAACTCATCATTCAGAATTTGGGACAAAGCAGGCAATCCATTGACGCCGGCAGCTTCATTAAGCAATATTTTTCCGGGTGAAACAATGGGCGATCCCATTGTAATGTACGACCAGTTTGTCGACCGTTTTTTGATTACCCAGTTCTATTCAAACGGATTTTTAGTAGCAATATCACAGGGTCCTGATCCGGTTAATGATGGATGGTATACCTATGAATTTCCAACCAGTACATTTCCGGATTATCCGAAATATTCCATATGGTCTGATGGCTACTACATTACGGCCAACAAGAATTCATCTACAGCCGGAACAAGTGAGGTTGTTTATGCTTTGGAGCGTGACAAAATAATACAGGGCGATCCCACTGCCCAGATGATTGGTTTTCCATTACCCACAATTAATACCAATGGTTTTTTTAGTCCGCTTGCATTTAATGTAACCGGAACAGAATTACCTCCGGCAGGCAATACGCCTATAGTTTACATGCAAGATGATTCATGGGCTGGTGTAGCTGAGGATCACCTGAAGATCTGGTCCATTGATGTTGACTGGGATTATCCTGCAAATTCTACAATTTCTGATCCACAGGAGATTACCACAACACCATTTGATGGACTTTTCGATGGAGGTTCTTTTTCAAATTTACCGCAGCCCAGTGGCAGTGATATCGATGCGTTGCAAGCTACAATAATGTACATGGCGCAATATCGCCGTTTTGCAAACCACAACTCAGTCGTTTTTAATTTTGTGGTAGACCTTGACGGTAACGATGACCTGAGTGGAATTCGCTGGTATGAACTAAGACAGGCTACTGACACTGACCCATGGGAAATTTATCAGGAAGGAACTTATGCACAACCAGATGGAAATAGTGCTTTTTCTGGCAATATGAACATCGATGGACAGGGAAATATAGCATTGGCTTACACAATTGTAAGCGATACAGCATATCCATCGTTACGATACACAGGAAGATTTGCTGCTGATCCACTCAATATAATGACCCTGGAAGAGGAGACCATTGCAAACGGCACACAGTCAAATCCATCTTATCGGTATGGTGATTATTCACAAATGACAATTGACCCAGAGGATGACCTTACATTTTGGTCCATTGGTGAGTATTTTACGGGTGGAGCGCGCAAAAACCAGGTGGGTGTATTTAAATTGGCACCTGATTTTGAGAAGGACTTTGGAGTAGTAAGTGTCGATTCACCTCAAGGTTTACTTATGGATAGTGATGAGCAGGTTACAATTACTATTAGAAACTTTGGAGCATCCGCTCAAATTGATATTCCGGTTTTCTATCAAATTAATAACCAGACTCCTATCAGTGAGGTTGTAACAGATAGTGTTCATTCCGGGGAATTATTTCAGTATACTTTTCAGCAAACAGCAGACCTCTCATTAACGGATACAACTTATGATTTAAAAGTATTTACAGCCCTGCCTGCCGATGAAAATTTAAATAACGACAGTTTACTAGTAACCCTTGCTCCACTTGATGCAAAAGATGTTGGGATGGAAGCCATAATGGCTCCACAGTCAGGATCTGGATTGACAGGTGATGAAACAATCACAGTACAAATAAAAAACTTTGGTGCTGAGGCACAGGCTGACTTCTTAGTTAAATATACATTAAACGATAACCCTGCTATTTTCGGAATTGTTCATGATTCTCTGTATAACGATGATGTATTTACATATAGTTTTCCACAAACAGAAGATTTTTTGGCCGTTCAAGACTATAATTTGACAGTTTTTACAGATTTAGATGGTGATGAGGAATTAACAAATGATACCCTTTCTGTGGTAATATCAAATTCTTTCTGTATGCCACAATCAGATTGTTCGCAAGGACATGGTATTTATAATTTTCAATTGGGTACAATAAATCACACATCAGTCTGTAATGATTCTGGTTATGTCGATTATTCCGGTTTGACATCAAATATCTATATTGATGAACCTCAGATAATGAATATTACTACAAACCACGGAGATGTATATGTAAAAGCCTGGATCGATTTCAATGATAATTTCGTATTTGAGAGCGATGAGGTAATTGTAGATAATGAGTTAATTGCTGCAGGAGAGGGCCCGGGAGAATATAGTGCATCATTTGGAGTTCAATTCCCTGAAAATATAACCGTAGGTGAGCATTTGCTTAGAGTAAAAACCAGCGGTGACGAAATTGTTCCCGAAAATGCTTGCGACGCTGCTTCTTTCGGTGAAACAGAAGATTATAAAGTTAATTTGAAAAGTACCACAGGTATTGATGATGTTTTTTCAGCATCTGAACTAAAAATAAGAAACCTGGGGGGAGGTCAGTATGAAGCAGTCCTGGATAGCGACGGTCAAAACCCCTTAATAATAAGTCTGCACGACATTCAGGGCAAAACAATACTTTATAATCGTGTATTTCCAGTAAATGGAAAATATACGTACAAATTTAATATGAATTATGCCCCAGATGGAATCTACCTGCTACGTATGGGTAATGATCAGTGGAGTAAAGTTAAAAAGATAAGTGTGAACTAA
- a CDS encoding heavy-metal-associated domain-containing protein, translated as MRPKFFVTILFIMASATALLAGEKNLKLKVYGNCGMCETRIEKAAESVDGVTEASWDKSTKMLELTMSDNVDEMTIHNAIAKAGHDTQKAKADDATYSDLPGCCKYDRAAKKSGSDCKTPCKKAKKKECDKS; from the coding sequence ATGAGACCTAAATTTTTTGTAACAATTTTATTCATTATGGCGAGTGCTACTGCACTGCTGGCCGGAGAGAAAAACTTGAAATTGAAAGTATATGGAAATTGCGGTATGTGTGAAACACGTATCGAAAAAGCAGCAGAATCGGTCGATGGTGTTACTGAGGCATCATGGGACAAATCAACAAAAATGTTAGAACTTACCATGTCCGATAATGTAGATGAAATGACCATACACAACGCGATTGCAAAAGCCGGACACGATACCCAAAAGGCTAAAGCTGATGACGCAACATACAGCGATTTGCCCGGATGCTGCAAATACGACCGTGCAGCCAAAAAATCAGGCTCAGATTGCAAAACACCTTGTAAAAAAGCAAAGAAAAAGGAGTGCGATAAGTCTTAA
- a CDS encoding CHAD domain-containing protein translates to MKPRFELDLSQNVKQNVLRMIHEQYDQIIFFCNARNMDPDKSVHEIRKSFKRLRALLRLIRDAIGYSTYYRENSFCRDESKLLSDLRDLKVFHEDLTFLAEKHASPANNHLIEQLQETIIGQKNKKYEEVMHDALFKKIAVDVEAAKERASMFLFRFEGFSIIAPGIKRIYKKGRKELDLVRKNPNTENYHNLRKRVKYLMYFMQILNPLYPQYFKTIEKDLDKASDKLGLDHNFAELVLFVENIDKRAATSKVKNEFIEWIEGLRLELQQEALQLVENIYVEPAAAFTKRVKEYFDINYTVN, encoded by the coding sequence ATGAAGCCGCGCTTTGAGCTTGACTTATCTCAAAATGTAAAGCAAAATGTTTTGCGAATGATTCATGAGCAGTATGATCAGATTATATTTTTTTGTAATGCCCGAAATATGGATCCCGATAAATCAGTTCATGAAATCAGAAAAAGTTTTAAGCGATTGCGGGCCCTGTTAAGGCTTATTCGCGATGCCATAGGTTATAGTACTTACTATAGAGAAAACAGCTTTTGCAGAGATGAGTCAAAATTATTGAGTGACTTAAGAGACCTGAAAGTTTTTCACGAAGATTTGACCTTTTTGGCTGAAAAACATGCGTCACCTGCAAATAATCACCTTATTGAACAACTACAGGAAACCATCATTGGCCAGAAAAACAAGAAATATGAAGAAGTAATGCATGATGCGTTGTTTAAAAAAATAGCAGTTGATGTGGAGGCAGCCAAAGAACGCGCCAGTATGTTTTTATTTCGCTTTGAAGGGTTCAGCATCATAGCCCCGGGGATAAAACGGATTTACAAAAAAGGTCGGAAAGAGCTTGATTTAGTAAGAAAAAATCCAAACACCGAAAACTACCACAACTTAAGAAAACGGGTTAAGTACTTAATGTATTTTATGCAAATCTTGAACCCACTTTACCCGCAATACTTTAAAACCATAGAAAAGGATCTTGATAAAGCCTCAGACAAACTTGGACTTGACCACAATTTTGCTGAATTAGTTCTTTTTGTAGAAAATATAGACAAGCGTGCTGCTACAAGCAAGGTGAAAAATGAATTCATTGAATGGATAGAAGGTTTAAGGCTTGAATTACAACAGGAAGCACTGCAACTGGTAGAGAATATTTATGTAGAACCGGCTGCAGCTTTTACGAAAAGAGTAAAAGAATATTTTGATATTAATTATACTGTAAACTAA
- the rplS gene encoding 50S ribosomal protein L19: MDLMKVVDEHFKEERKLPEFKVGDTVTVHYKIKEGNKERIQNFRGVVLQRRGTGINETFTVRKMASGVGVERIFPVNSPFVEQVDINKRGKVRRARIFYFRNLTGKSARIKEKIYTKS, encoded by the coding sequence ATGGATTTAATGAAAGTTGTAGATGAGCATTTTAAGGAAGAGCGAAAACTTCCTGAATTTAAAGTAGGTGATACTGTAACTGTTCACTACAAAATTAAAGAGGGAAACAAAGAGCGTATCCAGAATTTCCGCGGAGTAGTATTGCAGCGTCGTGGAACAGGAATTAACGAAACCTTTACTGTGCGCAAAATGGCAAGCGGTGTTGGTGTAGAAAGAATTTTTCCGGTAAACTCTCCTTTCGTGGAGCAGGTCGATATTAACAAAAGAGGTAAAGTTCGCCGTGCACGTATCTTTTACTTCAGAAACCTTACCGGTAAAAGCGCACGTATTAAAGAAAAAATTTATACAAAATCATAA
- a CDS encoding autotransporter outer membrane beta-barrel domain-containing protein, which produces MKLRSLLLSLVMILTSLGFSQEEKKVTDDYSRSAVTVKMLDYKTGKHREKLEEVFVNLTVPGKFDNNNLPDKVVETPLAEGAPRKERINAIINQLEAEKAANDIIAKWFNRQEDGRMNMELIHKRGLYNAVDADVKKAEASKRGKAMLMDMGMKLLGKSYIIVVDYAKIRNHKELDIDDRHGWRTPLDVFLFRVKYSSDVQAKLFDEMWIYSDDDPETAKAKKEKFDNHTFQVEYVMTTSNPTPVQRMQYNSDTQLGKLLPQKSDEELFKELVAKGYQRAFFLLEKDHEDFRVKMPLYEDRPLKAKIGKKEGLKVDQRYFVYEYEYNAKTEKAEPNRKGVVRAKNVVDNRQVATGETPTSRFYQISGGRLRKGMLLQQKSDWGIGIQGRFGIGNMGGGGVKASLNTARYIGIPQLKIYGYLAVDAKSYEVSDEYLTGSFNPVEYDFSFMRFGGGLAKGYYFARMFSLEPFVGIAYESAAHSDLKYADHTLSSENITDLDDDIDFNVLMFDAGVDFGINVTYWMKLIAGVEYHMVGDIMDSDGDSYTLGNSEGDPVNYADFFVDREGLTYNIGLHIEF; this is translated from the coding sequence ATGAAACTAAGATCTCTATTGTTATCCCTTGTAATGATTCTCACGAGCCTGGGTTTTTCGCAGGAAGAAAAAAAAGTTACCGATGATTACAGCCGCAGCGCTGTTACAGTTAAAATGTTAGACTACAAAACCGGTAAACACCGGGAAAAACTGGAGGAAGTATTTGTAAACCTTACTGTACCCGGAAAATTTGACAATAATAATTTACCAGATAAAGTTGTTGAAACACCACTTGCTGAAGGTGCCCCGCGCAAAGAGCGAATAAATGCCATAATAAATCAATTGGAAGCGGAAAAAGCCGCTAACGATATTATTGCAAAATGGTTTAACAGGCAGGAAGATGGCCGTATGAACATGGAATTGATCCATAAAAGGGGGCTCTACAACGCCGTTGATGCCGATGTGAAAAAAGCTGAAGCTTCAAAACGTGGTAAAGCAATGCTCATGGATATGGGTATGAAATTATTAGGCAAATCTTACATCATTGTGGTTGATTACGCTAAAATCAGAAATCATAAAGAACTCGACATCGATGACCGCCATGGGTGGCGTACACCGCTTGATGTTTTTCTTTTCAGGGTAAAATACAGCAGCGATGTGCAGGCAAAGCTCTTTGATGAAATGTGGATTTATAGCGACGATGATCCGGAAACCGCCAAAGCCAAGAAGGAAAAATTTGACAATCATACATTCCAGGTAGAATACGTGATGACCACAAGCAACCCAACTCCGGTACAGCGCATGCAGTATAATTCAGATACTCAGCTTGGTAAGCTTTTACCGCAGAAGTCTGATGAAGAGCTTTTTAAAGAGCTTGTAGCCAAGGGTTATCAACGTGCTTTTTTCCTTTTGGAAAAAGACCATGAAGATTTTCGTGTAAAAATGCCGCTATATGAAGACAGGCCCTTAAAAGCCAAAATTGGTAAAAAGGAAGGGCTGAAAGTAGACCAAAGGTACTTTGTTTACGAATATGAATACAACGCAAAAACAGAAAAGGCAGAGCCCAATCGTAAAGGTGTTGTCAGGGCCAAAAATGTGGTGGATAACCGTCAGGTGGCTACTGGTGAAACACCCACATCCCGGTTTTATCAGATTAGTGGTGGCCGTTTAAGAAAAGGTATGCTCCTGCAGCAAAAATCAGATTGGGGCATAGGCATACAGGGCCGCTTCGGAATTGGTAATATGGGCGGTGGTGGTGTAAAAGCCTCTCTCAATACAGCCCGCTATATTGGTATTCCCCAATTAAAAATTTATGGTTACCTGGCTGTTGATGCCAAATCTTATGAAGTTTCTGATGAATATTTAACAGGTTCTTTTAATCCGGTTGAATACGATTTTAGTTTTATGCGCTTTGGCGGTGGTTTGGCAAAAGGGTACTATTTTGCCCGCATGTTTAGCCTCGAACCATTTGTTGGGATTGCATATGAATCTGCTGCACACTCTGACCTTAAGTATGCCGACCATACGCTTTCTTCAGAGAATATAACTGATCTGGATGACGACATCGATTTCAATGTTTTGATGTTCGACGCCGGAGTTGATTTTGGAATTAACGTAACCTACTGGATGAAATTGATTGCAGGAGTAGAGTACCATATGGTTGGAGACATAATGGACAGCGATGGAGATAGTTATACATTAGGGAATTCAGAGGGAGATCCGGTAAATTATGCAGATTTTTTCGTCGATCGTGAAGGTTTAACTTATAATATAGGTTTACATATTGAATTCTAA